One part of the Oncorhynchus clarkii lewisi isolate Uvic-CL-2024 chromosome 7, UVic_Ocla_1.0, whole genome shotgun sequence genome encodes these proteins:
- the LOC139414169 gene encoding protein S100-B-like: MTDLESSLATIMEVFHRYTEKEGDKHKLKKSELKDLINEELPALTGQVKDQATMDSLMESLDTDGDSELDFQEFMTFITMVTVCCHDFCEHHEDE; the protein is encoded by the exons ATGACTGACCTGGAGAGTTCACTGGCCACCATCATGGAGGTGTTCCACAGGTACACAGAGAAAGAAGGAGACAAGCACAAACTGAAGAAAAGTGAACTGAAAGACTTGATCAATGAGGAGCTGCCAGCCCTTACAGGG CAAGTGAAGGACCAGGCCACTATGGACAGTTTGATGGAGAGCCTGGACACGGACGGAGACTCGGAATTGGACTTCCAAGAGTTCATGACATTTATCACCATGGTAACTGTCTGTTGCCATGATTTCTGCGAGCACCATGAAGACGAGTAG